GAGCATGCTGACTCATCCCATCACCCGGCTCATGGACCTGCCCAAGGCCACTTTTGCAGCCCGGCTCTGCAAGAGAATCAGCCCCCGGACACGGGTCTTCGCGTTTGTCGGCCTGGTCCAGGACCTCTGGCTGGATGCCTTTGCCGATGCGCATCTCTGTGTCATGGCCACCGACAACCTGGCGGCCGAAGTCGAATTCGGCCGTCGCTGCCTGTCCCTGGGAAAACGCCTGGTGCACGCCGCTTTGCACGGCGACACCCTGACTGTTCAAGTCCGCGTCTATGACAACGCGGACGGTCAGGGTCCCTGCCCGGCGTGCTCCTTTGGCGCAACGGAATGGCAATTACTGGCCGAGCAGGTGCAGTTCAGCTGTGACGGCAGCGCATCGGCCAGCCCCGCGCCGCGTATTTCCGCTCCCCCCACAATCAGCACAAGCAGCTTGTGCTCGCAGGCTTCGGACCTCGCGCTTAACCAATCGCTCCGTCTGGCGCTCGGGCTCGGCGAGGCGGTCGGGGACACCATAGTGGAATATTGCGGCTTCACTAATCGCATGCTGACTTCGCGCCTGGTGCGCAATCCCGATTGTCGCGGCGAACATGTCCGCTTCGCTCTGGTCCGGGCGCGCGCGCCGTTGCGCAGCTACTCTTTTGCCCGGCTGGCGAGTGAATTCCTGGCGCCCCCAGGCGACCGCTCGGCAACGCTGACGGTGGGTGGCGTGGACTGGATCGAGCGCGGGCTTTGCGGCTGCGCTGAGCCTCCTCCCGTCCAGCGCTTCGTGTCGGCCGGCCGCGGCACGGCGGGGCGTTGTGGGCGCTGTCGGACGCTTATTCACACTCAGCCGTTCACTTCGCACCAAACCATACCGGCCTCAATGCTCGGCCCCGTTGCCGCCGTTCCGCTCGGATTGCTGGGCGTGCGCAAGAGTCCGTTCGTCCTCCTGCGCGGCGCTGACGCGGCCGTTCTTGTCCAAGACCCCCGCCGGGTTTTGCCCCTGCCATGAAAGCCAAATCCTCTCCCGCAAGCATCACCCTCGATCCGGCCTCGCTCGCGCAGGTGCAGCTTGGGGCCCGCCACACGGCCATGCTCGATGCTGCCCGGTTGGAATGTGGTGGCAATGCCCCCTGGCGTCATCGCAAGCAGGCAGAGGCGCTTGAGCTGTGCCGGCTGGCTGAGGCCAGCGGGCGCATGGTCATTGGTCAGATTGATCTCCGCGTGGAAATCCGCGTGGACCTGCTGCTGCAAGTGACCGTGGCCTGCCTGCCAAATCCCTCCGAGCCACCGGTGGTGGCGGAGGCTGCGCGCCTGGGGGTGACCTACCGAGAGGAGGCCGTCGTGCTCCCGCAGCCCGGTTTCTCCTTCGTGCAGATCCTGGCGCCGCAGCAGGTGTGGAGTCCCAGCGTGAGCTCGGGACTGGTCCAGGCATTGTGCCTGGGCACCAAGCTGCCCGCCGGCATCCCGCTGCGGGAGATCATCCTGATGACCTACGGTGCGCTGACGATGATGAGTACCCAGATGGATCCCGCCAATTCGGCGGGCGTCCTAAACGTAGCAGCCGCGGAATGGTTCCAGCGAAACCCGTCCTGGATTCCCTTGTCAAACGCCCCATTTCTCAAACCTGCCGAGGCATCCGTATGAACTTCGCCGCTACCCCAACGCTGCAACGCGCCCCAAAACGGTGGGCCCAGGCCCTCGTCAAACTCGGCTTCTCTCCCGCCGGCGGCGTATGGCGCCGAAAGGAGATGCTCGCTCGCATTGAGCCAGATTGGCTGATTCTGGAGACGGCGCACCTTTCCTGCAAGGCACGCCAAAGCAATCCCGCCCCCGGGCACCGCGGCCTTTGGAAGCGAGTCGCCTGCAAACACGACCAGATGCTGGCGTTCGAGATTCCCGCCGCCCTTATAGCCGATGGCGCTGAGCCAGACGAAACTATGGACGCTGGCGAAGACCTGGCGGGGGCGCTCGTCGAATGGGCCCTGGCCAGCGCCAACGGCAATATCCCGAGGGGGTGGCAGCCTCCAGGCGCCGAGCTTATATCCGCCTGGCTCCCGCCGGGGGCCTTGACGGTCCAGGCAGGCGGCCTGGTCCGCCAGGGCGAGTCGTTGCTGGGGCCCGACCGTTGGGCTCTGCGCTTCCCTATTCTGCCATCCGTTCCAGCGGAACTTCCGCCAGACCGGCGGCGTGCCCTCGACCTGCTGGCGGCCGATGCGCAAAGCCAGTGCCGCATGATTCGCGTCGGATGGATGGAGCATCCCGACGGCGTGGCCCTGACGGCTGCGGTCGATTTTACCGGGGCGCCTCACGCGGAGTACTTATTTTTGACCGGCTTGGAAGGGCTGACGCAGGCCGTCGCCCGGCTCGTCGAAACGGCAAACCTCCTCGCAGACGCGACGGTGACGTTGCGGGCGCTGGAGGTTTGCCGCGTCTGAAACCACAAAAATAGAAAGGAATAACGATGATCGACACCACTGAACCGTTGGCGGTTGCGCCGCGTCGGCGCGATGGCCCCTTCCGATTCCACGCCCGTGACGTGACCGGAAGCTATAGGATGGAAATCACGGATGTTCAGCGCGGCACGCCTTCCGGCGCCGTTGCGCAGTCGCTGGCATTCCGCATGGATCTGCCGACGAATGTGCCATGGTCTCTGCGCAATGACCGGACCGGCGTGTGGCTGCGCGACGATGTCGCCCTCGACGAACAGGTCAAGGACGACGCGGAAGCCCAGTTGACGCTCACTCCCAAGACGCATTTGGGGGGCCACAGGGGCTGAGGGAAACAAAGGGGACCAGGCGGGGCGGCCTCACCGACGGGCCGCTCCCGCCTCGGTCTCCCTCCCCAACATCGTGAATCACCACATTTGGCCAAGGGTAGTCGGCCGCGGCGGCCACACGACGTGCCCGCGCGTGTCGTTGGTGACTTGCCATGTCGCCTGGCGCGCCGCTTTCGTGGCCTCGCGTTTGCATACCGGCCCGGCCGCGCCGGGCCACTCCGGTCGGAAGCCCGATTGGCTGGCGCGTATGGCTCAGCGTCACGGGTGGTTCCGGGTCCTGCTGCACTTGGCTGCGCTTGCCCGCACGAGGCGCAACTTCCGGTGGCACTTGAAATGCATCTGGCGCGAAATTCATGAATCCCCCACCACAAAGTAGTTTTTGCCAGCTCTGCATGCCGCACCAGCTCGAAGTCCTGGTGCGCGCGGAGGCGTCAGGCCCGCCGCTTGCGCGCGAACCCGTGCGAGTGGCGGACGTGTCCGAGGCTGTGAGTGAGGTCTGGCGCGACCAGTGCTTGCGGCGCGGCCACCCTGATCAGCCCTTGGCGAATCTTCCGGTCGTCCTGCTGCCGACCTTTTCCACCGCCGATGAGCGTGGGCGATGCAGCGGGTTTGAGCTCGAGGTGCACTTGCCCAATGGAAATGTAGGACGCCAGAAATTCGGCCTGAAATCCCTGCGCCCGGTTGCCGTCCGCGCGGCGGAGAGATTGTTGCGGGCCGGGATCCTCGGTGAGGGCACGCACTACTACTACGAACTGGCGGTCGTGAAAGACCAGACACCTGCGGCCTCGCCCCCCGCCCACGCTCCCGCGTTTTCGCTGAAGGCAAGCACCCCGCCGCCTGCTTTCCTGCGGACGCCACTCCGGCCCTTGTTGCGGGCCGCGAAGGTGGTGGGCACGCTGGACGACGAGGATTTTCCGGTGTTCTTCACCGCCACCGCCCTAGCCAAAGCGGAGTCGTGCTCCCGCCAAGGCGCACTAGCAGTTCCCCCAGTCGAATCCGGCGGAGTGCTGGTCGGCTCGCTGGCCTCCTGTGAAATTACCCGGGAGTTCTTTGCGCTTGTCACCGATATCCTCGAGGTCGTCGAGGCCGAGCAGGAAGCGTTTAGTCTTGCCTACTCGGGGCCGAGTTGGACCCGCATCCAGGCGGTCATGAAGGCCCGGCAGTCAGCTCACCCGGACCAGGCGATCAGGCTGCTCGGCCAATGCCACGGGCACAACTTCCTGCCCGCTGACGGCAACCGCTGTGATCAATGCGACAAACGGCCAAACTGCGGATTGTCAAGTGTGTTTGTGTCCGCAGACGACCAAAATTGGATGCGCGCCGTATTCGCCCGGCAACCCTGGGCGCTCTGTCTGATCTTCGGCCTGAATGCCCGCAAGGAGCCCGTCCAGCAGCTGTACGCCCTCAAAGACGGTCAATGGCAGGCCCGTGGCTATTTTGTGCTGCCTGATGCTGAACGACCGGCAGTTACCCAAGGCACTGCTCCAACAATTGAAACCCAATCAAAGAACGCGCTATGAACCCACACCTGAATCCCCTGCTGGTCATGCTCGCCGATCAGTCTGTTCCGCTGCCTCACCGCGTCCTGATGCTGCGGGAATTGCTCCAGAATACGACGCCGGAGACCGAGCCGCTGATTGGGGCGCTCTTTGAGACGCTCACAGCGAAATCCAGCGACGCCGTATACAAGGACAAAGTCCGCAAGCTCGATGCCCAGCTCAAGGAAATCCGTGAAGGTCCAATGCGCCGCGCCACCTTCATTGAGTTGGCGAAAATCAACGGTGATGCCGTGTCGCAGGCGCTGGTTGCCCTTGACGATGGCACACTGGCCTACGCCGTGGTGGTGGATGAAGAGCCGCTCAAGAAGCTCCGTCGGGGTGACCCGGTCATACTCGACGGCAAGGCCCGGGTGCTGGTGGACCGGGCGCCCGGCGCCGTCGGCGTGGGGGATGAGGCGCGCCTGGAGCGCAAAATAGATGACCAGCGCATCGAAGTTACCTCGCGTGGCGAGGAGCGCCTGGTGGTGTGGGCTGCCGCCGGCTTGATCGACGATGTTGACGCGGGCAAGGTCACTCCCGGCTCAGCCATCGTGCTCGGCTCGCGGCAAACGATCGGCCTCGCCGCGCTTCCAAACCAGGATCGTCTGGCTAACTTCCGTTTCCTCGACAAAGGACCCGTGCCGGACGTCCTCGTCGAGCGCGACATTGGTTGCCCGCCCAAAGTCATTCGCGAGGTGGCGGAGCACATCCGCCAGGAAATGACCCAGCCGGAATTGCGCCGCCGCTTCCGCCTGCGCCCGTGCCTCATGAAGCTCCTCTGCGGCGTCAGCGGTTCAGGCAAGACCCTTGCAGTGCAGGCCATCCATCGGCTGATGTACGAGACTATGAGCGATGTGACCGGCGTGCCCATCGGGCAGCTTCCCTCGCGCGTCTTCCATCTTCGCCAGAGCCAGGTGCTCAGCAAGTGGCTGGGCGAATCGGACAAGAACGTGGACTGCCTATTCAATGAAATCGAGCAGTTGGCGGACCAGGACTACACGGCGCCCGACGGCAGGCGGTTTCATCTGCCCGTGCTGGTGATCATCGAAGAGGCGGACGGTATGAGCCGGGCTCGCGGCCAGGATGCCATCTACGACCGTATTTTGACTACGTTCCTCCAGCGGCTCGATCCGGCGCGAGCCAGATTGCGTGACCGGCTGGTTGTCTTCCTTGCGACCACCAACGAACCTCACATTGTGGATCCCGCTTTCCTGCGTCGTATAGGCGGCTCCATCGAGAAGTTCGGCCGCCTTAACCGGCAGTCATTTCGTGCGGTTCTTCACAAACTGATGTGCGGACTGCCGGCTGCCGCCAACAATGGCTCCACCCAGCAGGAGATCTTGCAGAAACACATCACCGATTTGACGGCCTGGCTCTTCGGGCCCAATGCCGATCCGGGCGTGGTGGAACTCACCTACGCAGGCTCCACCACGCCAGTCATCAAACACCGCCGTGATTTTCTCACGGGTGCATTGATAGACCGCGCCGTGCAGGAAGCGGCTACGGAGGCTTGGCGATCCGCACAGGAGGATCCTACCTCCGCGGGGCTCACGCTGGCCCATCTCATGCGCGCGCTCAATAACCAGGTGCTGAGCGTGGTGGGCCAGCTCTGCGAGCAGAATGTCGGCAGCTATACCGATCTGCCTGACGGTGTGCGCGTGGCTTCGCTTCGCCGCATCCCGCAGCCGACCCATTTGCCTATCGAGTTCATCCGCAATCCAAACCTCTAGCAAAACACTAATCTTATGACTGAACGTATTCGACCTCATGCAGAACGTGGCGGCGCCCCGGGCGGCGGGGCGGGCTTGTTTGACGACAATCAACCCTCAACCCAATTGGTGTCCGTCTCAAGCGGCCCATACTTGGAACAGCTGCCGGTGGGCAATATGTCGGTTGGCGAGGTGCGTCGCCGATTCGCTGACCGGTTCGACATCGATCCGAACGCGCAGGCCGTTCTTGACGGCCAACCAGTGGACGATCAGACGCGCATTGGGGCCGGGCAAGCGCTTATGTTCACCCGTCGTGCCGGTGAGAAGGGCTAAGATCCCATGGACACCCTGCAGCTTGAAATGGCCTTGCTCCGGTTGAGGCGCGCGTCGGAAGCCACGGTGGGCAATGCCCAGTTGGTGATTCAGGATACGAAGGCCATCGCCACATCTCCCGAGGGCGCCTCTGCCTCCATGCCCTTGGAACTACTGCTGGGCAAGGTCGCCGCCGGACAAATGAGCACAGGGCCGGCAATCCTGCCGGACGGC
This genomic window from Candidatus Paceibacterota bacterium contains:
- a CDS encoding ThiF family adenylyltransferase; amino-acid sequence: MNRFNQFRECLLGGRRGLARLAPLAARLPAFVGGRGDAVDILRGLRVAVVGLGSVGMRIAEHFARLQVAELWLVDPRRCKPESMLTHPITRLMDLPKATFAARLCKRISPRTRVFAFVGLVQDLWLDAFADAHLCVMATDNLAAEVEFGRRCLSLGKRLVHAALHGDTLTVQVRVYDNADGQGPCPACSFGATEWQLLAEQVQFSCDGSASASPAPRISAPPTISTSSLCSQASDLALNQSLRLALGLGEAVGDTIVEYCGFTNRMLTSRLVRNPDCRGEHVRFALVRARAPLRSYSFARLASEFLAPPGDRSATLTVGGVDWIERGLCGCAEPPPVQRFVSAGRGTAGRCGRCRTLIHTQPFTSHQTIPASMLGPVAAVPLGLLGVRKSPFVLLRGADAAVLVQDPRRVLPLP
- a CDS encoding ATP-binding protein, whose protein sequence is MNPHLNPLLVMLADQSVPLPHRVLMLRELLQNTTPETEPLIGALFETLTAKSSDAVYKDKVRKLDAQLKEIREGPMRRATFIELAKINGDAVSQALVALDDGTLAYAVVVDEEPLKKLRRGDPVILDGKARVLVDRAPGAVGVGDEARLERKIDDQRIEVTSRGEERLVVWAAAGLIDDVDAGKVTPGSAIVLGSRQTIGLAALPNQDRLANFRFLDKGPVPDVLVERDIGCPPKVIREVAEHIRQEMTQPELRRRFRLRPCLMKLLCGVSGSGKTLAVQAIHRLMYETMSDVTGVPIGQLPSRVFHLRQSQVLSKWLGESDKNVDCLFNEIEQLADQDYTAPDGRRFHLPVLVIIEEADGMSRARGQDAIYDRILTTFLQRLDPARARLRDRLVVFLATTNEPHIVDPAFLRRIGGSIEKFGRLNRQSFRAVLHKLMCGLPAAANNGSTQQEILQKHITDLTAWLFGPNADPGVVELTYAGSTTPVIKHRRDFLTGALIDRAVQEAATEAWRSAQEDPTSAGLTLAHLMRALNNQVLSVVGQLCEQNVGSYTDLPDGVRVASLRRIPQPTHLPIEFIRNPNL